A single Bdellovibrio bacteriovorus DNA region contains:
- the pstC gene encoding phosphate ABC transporter permease subunit PstC, whose protein sequence is MRRLRERAIETVLFLAAASSVLVTIGIVGILVTESLPFFKTVSIVEFLTDTQWTPLFENPRYGILPLLCGTFLSTIIALLVAIPLGTVAAAFLSEYVRPSFREILKPILELLAAVPTVVYGYFALLFVTPLLQKIIPSLGGFNVLSAGLVIGVMIVPYVSSLSEDAMRSVPGHLREASFAVGASRMQTAFRVVIPAAFSGITSAYILGISRALGETMVVAIAAGMQPNLTMNPTEPAATITAFIVQVSLGDLPHGSIGYQSIYVAGLSLLVLTLGFNIIGLYLRKKFQEKE, encoded by the coding sequence ATGCGTCGTTTAAGAGAGCGCGCTATTGAAACCGTCTTGTTTCTAGCTGCGGCTTCTTCTGTTTTAGTAACTATCGGTATCGTAGGTATCCTGGTTACTGAAAGTCTTCCTTTTTTTAAAACTGTGTCTATCGTGGAGTTTTTAACGGACACGCAGTGGACTCCGCTTTTTGAAAATCCTCGCTATGGCATTTTGCCTTTGCTTTGCGGAACCTTTCTTTCCACGATCATTGCTTTATTGGTGGCGATTCCGCTAGGAACGGTGGCGGCGGCATTTTTAAGTGAATATGTTCGTCCTTCTTTTCGTGAAATTTTAAAGCCGATTCTGGAACTTTTAGCGGCGGTGCCGACGGTTGTTTATGGTTACTTCGCTTTGCTTTTTGTTACGCCTCTTTTGCAAAAGATAATTCCTTCTTTGGGAGGATTTAACGTTCTGAGTGCGGGTTTGGTCATCGGGGTGATGATTGTCCCTTACGTGAGTTCTTTAAGTGAAGATGCTATGCGCTCTGTACCTGGGCATTTGCGAGAGGCTTCTTTCGCGGTGGGTGCTTCACGCATGCAAACGGCTTTCCGCGTGGTGATTCCGGCGGCCTTTTCGGGAATTACTTCTGCTTATATTTTAGGTATCTCTCGTGCGTTGGGTGAAACCATGGTCGTGGCGATTGCTGCTGGTATGCAGCCTAATCTTACGATGAATCCGACCGAGCCTGCGGCGACCATCACGGCGTTCATTGTTCAAGTGAGTTTAGGCGATCTTCCACATGGCTCTATTGGCTACCAGTCTATTTACGTTGCGGGACTCAGTCTTTTGGTTCTGACTTTGGGCTTTAATATTATCGGACTTTATCTTCGTAAGAAGTTTCAGGAGAAAGAATAA
- the pstA gene encoding phosphate ABC transporter permease PstA, producing MEVQQDILANIKRRQMWDFVFALCGLMSLLFALITLLTLIVDLSMTGVARINYDFFTNFPSRFADRAGILSAWVGSFCIMLTTAFCAIPLGVAAGVYLEEYSKKNWVSQLIELNIINLAGIPSITYGLMALGLFVYKLKLGQSILTAGLTLGLLVLPIIIVTTREAIRAIPNTIREASYAMGASKWQTIRYHILPYSSGGILTGVIISLSRAIGETAPLITIGALTFIAFLPTPPIEGHFPFVNFKWLMDPFTVMPIQMFNWLSRPQPEFHVNAAATGVVLLVMTLIMNGGAIYLRSRFRKKMKW from the coding sequence ATGGAAGTCCAACAAGATATTTTGGCGAATATCAAACGCCGTCAGATGTGGGACTTTGTTTTTGCTCTATGCGGGCTGATGTCTTTATTGTTTGCACTTATCACGCTTCTGACTTTGATTGTGGATCTTTCCATGACAGGTGTGGCGCGTATTAACTATGACTTCTTTACGAACTTTCCTTCTCGTTTTGCGGACCGTGCGGGGATTTTATCTGCGTGGGTAGGGTCGTTTTGTATCATGTTGACCACGGCGTTTTGTGCGATTCCATTGGGAGTTGCTGCCGGAGTTTATCTTGAAGAGTACTCAAAGAAAAATTGGGTGTCCCAACTGATCGAACTAAACATCATCAATCTTGCCGGCATTCCGTCGATCACTTACGGTCTCATGGCTTTGGGACTTTTCGTTTATAAATTGAAGTTGGGGCAGAGTATTTTGACGGCGGGTCTGACTTTGGGTCTTCTTGTGTTGCCAATCATTATCGTGACAACACGTGAAGCGATTCGCGCGATTCCTAATACGATCCGTGAGGCGAGTTACGCAATGGGGGCTTCAAAGTGGCAAACCATTCGCTACCATATTTTGCCTTATTCTTCTGGCGGTATTTTAACGGGTGTGATCATTTCTTTGTCCCGTGCCATCGGTGAAACGGCTCCCTTGATCACTATTGGTGCTTTGACCTTTATTGCGTTTCTTCCGACGCCTCCAATTGAGGGGCATTTTCCTTTTGTGAACTTTAAGTGGCTCATGGATCCGTTTACCGTGATGCCGATTCAGATGTTTAACTGGTTGTCGCGTCCTCAACCTGAATTCCACGTGAATGCAGCGGCGACGGGGGTTGTGCTTTTGGTGATGACCCTGATTATGAACGGCGGAGCGATTTACTTACGCTCTCGTTTTCGTAAAAAGATGAAATGGTAA
- the pstB gene encoding phosphate ABC transporter ATP-binding protein PstB produces MELQLRAEVKNLLFSYGDKKVLNGVTLPIYENRVTALIGPSGCGKTTLLRCFNRMHDLYANANYQGEILLHPDKRNILGKEIDPMEVRMRIGMVFQKPNPFPKSIYENVAYGLKVRGVKKKSFIEERVERSLQQAGLWNEVKDRLASSATALSGGQQQRLCIARALATEPEILLLDEPTSALDPISTRHIEELIGELRRDVTIAIVTHSLHQAARVSDYTAFMYLGDLIEFGASDQIFTNPKDQRTENYITGRFG; encoded by the coding sequence ATGGAACTACAGCTTCGCGCGGAAGTTAAAAATTTGCTTTTCTCTTATGGGGATAAAAAAGTCCTTAACGGAGTCACTTTACCTATCTACGAAAACCGTGTGACGGCTTTGATCGGTCCTTCGGGTTGCGGTAAGACGACTTTGCTTCGTTGTTTTAATCGCATGCACGACCTTTATGCCAATGCGAACTACCAAGGGGAAATCCTTCTTCACCCGGATAAAAGAAATATTTTGGGTAAAGAAATTGATCCAATGGAAGTGCGCATGCGTATCGGAATGGTTTTTCAAAAACCAAATCCATTTCCTAAAAGCATTTATGAAAACGTCGCTTATGGATTGAAAGTTCGTGGCGTAAAAAAGAAAAGTTTTATTGAAGAACGTGTCGAGCGCTCTTTGCAGCAGGCGGGCCTTTGGAATGAAGTGAAAGACCGTTTAGCTTCTTCGGCGACAGCCTTGTCGGGTGGTCAACAGCAACGTCTTTGTATCGCTCGTGCATTGGCTACAGAGCCTGAGATCTTGTTATTGGATGAACCTACGTCGGCGCTAGATCCTATTTCCACTCGTCACATCGAAGAGCTTATCGGCGAACTTCGTCGTGACGTGACGATTGCGATTGTTACGCACAGTCTGCATCAAGCAGCGCGCGTTTCTGATTATACCGCGTTTATGTACCTGGGTGATTTGATTGAGTTTGGAGCGAGTGATCAGATCTTCACGAATCCAAAGGATCAGCGTACTGAAAACTATATCACGGGTCGTTTTGGGTAG
- a CDS encoding DUF6268 family outer membrane beta-barrel protein codes for MKHAFGILVYLLLFTSQGYSQGMMEGLTPPAQQRTVLSYTGLFFDKAEFPQERASTSYQSVDFSTPIYKSDLQSVSLNLSGSQYLVDPAQNEISGLYDIKFGLGYTRVIDDKRLWSVNARYGSASDRPFESADVTTLGVTAFYSYPDDESSRWLLLVDYSNNRPILNNIPLPGFAYFYNPSKEFRSVLGIPFATFNWQFAEKYGWDFFTLVPWIIKTSVYYKVTDFAKLYAGVDFSQITYYLYDRQNKDDRLFYDDKKIFVGIKSPISKQIFADLEAGHSFDRRFFIDENYVPDPDNAVSIGNAFYFKLSLRFIL; via the coding sequence ATGAAACACGCTTTTGGCATTTTAGTTTATTTGTTGCTCTTTACATCTCAAGGTTATTCACAAGGAATGATGGAGGGATTAACTCCCCCCGCTCAACAAAGAACGGTGCTGTCTTACACGGGGTTGTTTTTTGATAAAGCGGAGTTTCCCCAAGAGCGCGCTTCAACATCTTACCAGTCCGTCGACTTCAGCACGCCGATTTACAAATCAGATCTTCAGTCAGTCTCTTTGAATTTAAGCGGGTCACAATATTTAGTAGATCCTGCGCAAAATGAAATCTCAGGTCTTTACGACATTAAGTTTGGTTTGGGATATACACGCGTGATCGATGATAAACGTTTATGGTCCGTCAACGCACGCTACGGATCCGCAAGTGACAGACCTTTTGAAAGTGCCGACGTCACCACTTTAGGAGTCACCGCCTTTTATTCTTATCCTGACGATGAATCCAGTCGTTGGCTTTTACTTGTCGACTATTCAAACAACCGCCCCATTCTAAATAATATTCCTCTTCCTGGCTTTGCTTACTTCTACAATCCATCAAAAGAATTTCGTTCAGTGCTAGGAATTCCTTTTGCGACGTTCAACTGGCAATTTGCTGAAAAGTACGGTTGGGATTTTTTCACGTTGGTTCCTTGGATCATCAAAACTTCGGTGTATTACAAAGTCACCGACTTCGCTAAGCTTTACGCCGGCGTCGATTTTTCACAGATCACATACTATCTTTACGACCGACAAAACAAAGACGACCGTCTTTTCTATGATGACAAAAAAATCTTCGTCGGCATAAAATCCCCGATCAGCAAGCAGATCTTCGCCGACCTAGAAGCCGGCCACTCTTTCGACCGCCGCTTCTTTATCGATGAAAACTATGTTCCTGATCCAGACAATGCCGTGTCGATTGGAAACGCTTTTTACTTCAAGTTGTCTTTAAGATTTATTCTTTAA